GGCGAAATGAGGATCATGAGGAGCGAGAAAAGGCGGCAGAGTCTGTGGATTTCGACGATATGCATCTGCCGGCCGAGATGAAACAGCTGGCGATAGCCTGTGCTGTAGGGCGGCATAGCCTTCTTCTGCGGGGAAGTCCAGGCGCCGGCAAGTCGATGTTCATCACGAGGCTGCCTTCCATACTTCCGCCCATGAATCGGCAGGAACATTTTCAGGCGCTCCAAACTTATAGCATGTATCAAAACTTTGTACCCATTCCCATCCTGAAGGGGCGGCCTCCCTTCCGTCATCCGCATCATAGCTCAAGTCCGCAGGCCCTCCTGGGAACAGCAGTGGAACCGGGTGATTTGAGTCTTGCCCATGGAGGCGTTCTTTTTCTGGATGAGCTGCCGGAATTTCGCCGCGATCTTTTGGAGGCTTTACGAGAACCTTTGGAAAATGGCCTTGTGAATATTTCGCGGGCTCAAAAAAAATGTCAGTGGCCGGCGCGTGTTCAATTCCTTGCGGCCTGCAACAATTGCCCCTGCGGTTGGTATGGATCCAAACGTCATGAATGCCGCTGTCCCAGCAATCGTCTCGTGGCCTACTGGGCCCGCATCTCGGGACCTATCCTGGATCGGATTGATATTCATTTTAATGTACCGGAATTGGAGCAACCGGCAATCCAACTCTTTGCAAGTCCTGGGAATGCACCGAAAGGTCAAACGGGGAAACTGCGCGAGAGCGTCGCGCGCTGTGCGGAATTCGCGGCCGCCCGTCATGCGGGACTCGGCGTTCGCGCCAATGCGGAAATCAGCGCCGATCAGATGCCGGCAGCCTCGGCCTGCTCGGCTCAGCAATTTGAAGCTCTCATGGATATCTTTATCCCGTTGCGACTTTCCAACCGCGCGATCCTCAGAAGTCTGCGGGTCGCACGAACGCTTGCGGATCTGGATGGCAGCGAGGCGATTCGGACGCAACATGTCCGAAAAGCTGTCTCATGGCAGGCAGTGGTGGCCGCTCGTGAACGCGGCGAAACAGGGACTTAGGACGCCACGCAGAATTTTTCAAGGACAGCCCGGGTCAGTTCATTCAGGCGAATGATACGGCCGTTTGCTTCTGCGATGGTGCTGGCCAGCAGCGCGGGAACCTGACTTTCGTCGAGCCACACCAAAGAGAGGGAAATGTTAAGGGTGCGGGCTACGGCCACGAC
The nucleotide sequence above comes from Oligoflexus sp.. Encoded proteins:
- a CDS encoding YifB family Mg chelatase-like AAA ATPase produces the protein MQTLTRTAALEGPNPIIIDVECCTTSGFAGLQLVGNTSDLLRDGKERAKTALEKLGFKLGHKRILINLAPADLRKEGNHFDLPIALSLACLASEKPPLHTAADYLFAAELSLDGQLRPIRAAVPLALAAIKLGLKGIVLASANAPEIEAMQRLFTDAQTSVEFLFFEQLRDVLAWLYEDQRPLRRNEDHEEREKAAESVDFDDMHLPAEMKQLAIACAVGRHSLLLRGSPGAGKSMFITRLPSILPPMNRQEHFQALQTYSMYQNFVPIPILKGRPPFRHPHHSSSPQALLGTAVEPGDLSLAHGGVLFLDELPEFRRDLLEALREPLENGLVNISRAQKKCQWPARVQFLAACNNCPCGWYGSKRHECRCPSNRLVAYWARISGPILDRIDIHFNVPELEQPAIQLFASPGNAPKGQTGKLRESVARCAEFAAARHAGLGVRANAEISADQMPAASACSAQQFEALMDIFIPLRLSNRAILRSLRVARTLADLDGSEAIRTQHVRKAVSWQAVVAARERGETGT